The window AACTCTGGCTTTTGCTTAAACAGGAAATCACCCTCTTTGGTAGATCAACCTTGGAAACACCACAGCATGTTACACTATAGAACCATTTAGATAGATGTGATTCGCCAAAACCCTCAACAATCAGTCGCACAGTCGATGTGGGCTAATCATTATTTGTGGTGTGCATCCATCCTCAGGAGGCTGTTTGAAGAGGGTGAGGTGGGTGGGGTGAGAGGGTAGAATGGATGCTTCATTGAGCTGGTCTCCATGGTAACTGGCTTTCTCTCGCGGGGTTAGGGGCAGTATATTGGCTGGAGTTATTGCACACCTGCCTTCTCTCTAACAAAGAGCGCTCTCGAGCAGCCAGCTGCGGTGAAGACAGACACCCGACGTGTGTCACGATGCAAGGCCTGTCATGATGTTTAATGAAGGGTTGAGTTTTGTGTGACAGTGTATGTGGATGAGGAGAGTGTGGTGTGGTTGCAGTGTTGTGGGCCACTTTTTATTCCAACATATGCTTAATGGATCAGCTGCATTTCAACCAAAGAGGAAGGAAATCAACAATATGAATGgccatttaatatttttacacacTTATCTATCATGTGATCTGTGACTCCATAGACCACAGTGCTTCACCTAATTTACTAGTAAACTAATGAGTTCATGTTCTGTCAGACCTGCAACCCAAGCCCTGCATATATGATATATGCTCCATCTGGCTCGTagcttgacctttgaccccgaACCATCAGCTGTGCAGAATGGCGGTTTACCAGTCATATCAATTAATGAGTTTCCCCCTTAGCTCACTTTAAACCGTGCCTGGTCATCAGCGGCATCAAGATCATTCACAGTTTAATCAATACAGCACGCAGATCCGTTTTCACAGGGTCAAGCGTGACAGATGGAGGTGAGAGTGGGAGAGGAAGTGGGGTGGTTGCATTTAGCTTTGACcctggttttgttttaaagtggtGCAGCGGTAAAGATGTGTTTCATCTTCCCAGCTAATTTCTGTGGAATTCCAGATAAgatttttaatgtgtaaataataGGTGGTTCTTATTGTGTACTGTCCTGTTCATTGTGCACACATATTAAGAAAAAGCAGGCACTAACCGTGAGTCAGATAATCTAAAGGTGTCAACAGGCTTGCAATAAAATGCACAAGTACAGGTAAAAATGAGTCATTAGGTCTTAGGTAATAATGCAGAAATCAAAGTTGGCTTTTGGCTAGAAACAATAGACTGTGCTGCCCTCTACTGGTGGACCATCTTATCTGCTGCCTAGCCCCCAGAAAAGTTGACTGGCTTGTAATGTGCATCTTAATTATCTTAACATGTATCTTATGTGTCTTTCCTCTTCTGACACAGTGCAGAATAGCTTGCAGCAACCAGACCAGATGATCCAGCTGTGATCTTTTCCCTGAGAAAATTGGGTAATGTGTGGGTCTTTAGTGCTGATCTCATCCCAGAAGAAAGGATAGCAGCCTTCCAATAACATGCCCGCATTGTTTAGATAACAGCTGAATGCACAAGGGAATGGGTtagttgagctgtgtttagtgtgcTTGTTGTTGAGGGCTTTGTGCAGTGGCTCTAGGTAAGGTCTGAGGAATGTAATGATGTCAGGCTTGTCGGCCTGCGTGCGCGGCAGTCATGAGTTGTGTTCTCACCTGCACAAGCTTATACCTGCCTCTTACCTCAACgaaggaggaacaggagggGAGCGGGAGGGGGATAGAGATTAAAAGTCGAAGAGGGATTTGAAAGAGAAGGTTAAGAAGGAAAAATATGGGGGCGAGTACAGGGAAATCCCAAACATCTCAGCTTTGTTTGGACAGAAtgcactttaatttttttttttaaggttttacaGCTGGATTCAAAGACTGAGCTACAATCTTACATGAGGAGCAATGGTAGCATTGTGTTGTAATAATATGGGCTCTGCTGAAGCATGCAGATAATCAACCCACAGTAACCTTTAAAGATGTAATCATTTAGCCAGGAGGCCAGGTTTGGCCACGGCTCTGTATCTGTTATGGCAGATAGCTGCAGTGCTCGTGCAGGTGAGAACACAACCCACTGCTTCTATGAACAGGAGTTGAAACCAGGCCATAGCAGATAAAAACTACAGAAAAGGCAAACACCATACCTGTCTCACATTAACAGATAGGAAAACCCCTTTCCTGGTGTTGGATTTGCTGATTAAAGTTAAGTGTGTCGTTAAGGAGGTGTTGAGTGAATTACCaggatttgtctttgtgtttgatgtTGGCAGTAATGCTGGGTATCGTTTTGTGATGCTTTTCAGAGCTAGGATCATTTATCAATTAGTtgtttgacagaaaagaaaattgcTATGATTTAGATATTCCATGAATCAGTAAAAGTTGAACATAATGACAGTCTTGCTGTCTTatcagcttctcaaatgtgaaaatatggAATATGTAGAAATATATGTGTGATTTTTCATACATTTGCCATCACCTTGAATCATGGTGAACTAACAGGCATCTTGACTATTTCAGACACTTTCAGGTCAAAAAGATGAACTGAGTAATACAGAAAACGAATGCATAGAGTAATTATTCGTAAAAAGAACTGTTACTTGTAACTTTCTGCTAACTGACTagtagtttcacctgtgttaatgtGAGATTGTTCTTACATTTGCCATGTTGTGTTTCCCATCTTACTTTCAAAGGTGTGACACGGGAAGGggcgtgtgtttgtgcatgtgagtgtgtgtgcccaCCATACTTCCTAAATGACCTGTCAGGGTGTAGGAGAGCAATTAGTGGACTGGCATCCCAAACTGGAAACTGCAGAGCCTCTCTTTTCACgctacacatacatgcacacacacaaagattgCCTTTCGGAAGTCACAGGGCCCGAGCGCCCCACCAAGCACCGGGAAGTGTAATTACAGAGAAGTTTGCTTTTTCCCCCACCCATATCccccctgctctctctcctccccctccttctctcttctccgTCCATCCGGTTGCCTGCTGCTCTAGAAACACGTTAAAATGCTCTCTGTGGCTTAATTAGCAGCCTGCAAAACAAGCCATGCATTCTTGGCTTGAtttcaacacatacacacatgttgAGAGTCACACACATGTGGACATGCATGGgggacacatgcacacagggtGTATTCAGTAGGGGGCAGCAGTGTGCTGTGGGTGAGAGATGGATGTCTGCGTTGAAATGAGTGGATCGGTTGTTGATTTGGTGCTGCTGTTAATGACAGGAATGCTAATTAGGGAGATATTTATAGACCCTGGAGACTCTGAAATGTCTCAGACATGCAGTACATGGTCAGAGAAAAATGTCCACACCCAAGGGCAGATAATAAGAATAGGTTGCTGGCAATGCAATATGTAGGTTAAATGCAAAACCTTGGAATTAAATCAGTAAAAGTTTATATCCTTATGGCTTCCCTTCGGTATGTAaatcttagtgtgtgtgtgtgtgcagctttccCTTCTGTCCCAGCGACAGGATCAGCAGTGTGTTAGCTTCCTGTCCTGCTAGGTGAACGGAAATCATAAAGCCAGTGAACATTTACCACTGCAGCACTCTCTGTGCACCTGGTTTGGTCCATTTACACCAGCATGTCACCTCCCCCCTTCCTCTCTAtgcacacatgtgcacacacttaCCTCATCTTAAAGCAAAATGCTGAGCTCCTTGCACATCCCATATTTGAACAGGCATTTTCCTTCTACTACTTTCTCTTTAATGCCTGGCATTAAGCTCACTTTAGATGACTTTCCATCACAGTTACAGTAGTCATGATATTTCTATACAGCATAACTCCTCTTTTGAAGACTCCTGGTTCAACATTGTAGACGGGGATTCTACGAGTGAAAGCTTGGAAATATACACTGACTTCAGAAAGTATTTTCTAAAGAGTTTTTCACTTTTGGCACaatttgtgtttaaagtttaatgTAAAATAGATTGTTTGCCATTTTTGCTATGAATTAACACTCCCACAGAGACAAAGTGAAACcatgtttttagaaatattgTTGTATAAATTGAGTTTTACttataaaaaactgaaatttttcCATTTACAGGAGTATTCAGACCCTAAAGTTTGTAGAAGCCCTTTTGGCAGCAATTATAGCTTTGAGTCTTCTTGGCTAAATGTGTACAAGGTTTGAACACCTGGATGTGGGGAGTTTCTCGCCAAAGGGCTGTGTCAGATTAGATGGGTAGTGCCTGTTAACTGTCTTTTTcagctctggctgggccacacAAGGGCAGCCAGAGACTTGTCCTGAAGCCACTCCAGTGTTGTCCCGGCTGTGTGCTTCACACCATCGTCCCGTTGAAAGGTGACCTGTCGTCATAGTGTCAGGTCACTGTactctggagcaggttttcttcaaggaccTCTCTttatttggctgcattcatccttcCCTTAATTCTGACCAGTAtttctgtccctgctgctgagaagcTCCCATATAGCACGATGCTGCCATCACCATGCTTCATGGCTTTTACCCACAATGGTGTTTGCCTGAGATGGTTGTTTTTCCAGCACGCTCTCTGATCTCTGCAGAGGATTTCTATAGCTTTGTTCTAGTCACCAGTGGCTCCGATCACTCAGTGTGGTCAGACAACCAACTCTAGGAAGAGTCCTGGTAGttccaaacttcttccatttcacaATTATTAAGGCCACAGTTCTCCTGGGAACAATCAAATCcttagaaatggttttataccTTGGCCCTGATCTATGCCTCGTCACAATTTTATTGCAGAGGTCTGCTGAGAATTCCTTGGACTTCACagcttgttttttgttctgacaTGCGGTGTGAATTGTGGGACCTCATACACCATCAGGTGCGTGCCTTTCTAAGTCCAGTCAATTCCATTCGCTGCAGGTGATTAAGTTCAAGACACATCTCGAGGGAAATTACAGCAAACAGGGTGCACCTGAGCACAGTTTGGACTGCCACAGCAAAGGCtctgaatacttttgtaaatgagagatttcagtttttgatttttaacaacctttcaaaaacatataaaaacttTGGTATTTTGGTctactgagtgtagattgatGGGGAAagttcagtaaaataaaattgccatgtcaaaacacaataaagtgcaaaaagtgaaggggtctgaataaaTCCCTaacattttgaaagaaaatctTTCAATTaagaacaaaataattaaactaattAGTCATTCTGAAAATTAGTTTTTCTGTCTTGAGGGCTACATTATGGTAAAACAATGACTGCATCCCTATAAGCCTGTACAATGCATACTAGGTCTGCAGCTTCCAATTATTTTGTTCTTGATTAACCTGATAATTTGTCTCTCAGATTAACTAATCAGTTGTTTTGTAACCAGCAGGCCTAATCTTGATGACAGGTTATTATAATGCAGGGAAATGAGGAAGTGCAGTAAATACTAATTTTAGAAAGTGGAACCATTTAATGTTTAATGGTTTGGCATTTTTGATTTATTACACACGCTTTACAAATTTTTTTCTCGACTGTAAATATTCTGAGAGTCTCAGTAGTCACCCCTTTATTATCCTGACATTACATTGATACATACTGACATCAGAAATATTGTGGTCGTATATTATTTCCCGCTGCTGCTACAAAAAGCTTCCACCTCAGTGCTTTTTCAAAAGGTCAGACAAGATGCTGCTGGTTTCGACTGTCATGTCTCATGACTCAGCCCTGTCAGTGATGTAgaggtgtgtattttttttttttttgtgtgtgtgtgtgtgcatgtttgtgtgtgtgcagacagctCTGGTCTCTACTTTGGAGCAGCAGGTAGAATTATTAAGGCTGAGctataaaaaaatctgtcagaGACCACCTCTGTGGACCACCTTGgatggtgtgtttgtgggggAGCCTGCGTTCGTGGATCCATGCCCCTGCTATCTTTTTTTCCCTTACCTAGCCTTTTCTGGGCTGAATAAACTCACATGTACACGTgtatctgcagcagcagcagtgtgcaTTTTTCCCtgccttgttttcttgtttgctgGTCTCCTTGGTGTTCTCCTGCACGGTGGGAAGTCCACATTCTTTTTTAATTATGAGGTGTGAAAGCCTGAAAACCAAAGGGCTCAGAATAccagcatgcaaacacacacacacacacacacacacacacacacacacacacacacacacacacacttgggatTAGTTAGAAAGAGCAACCAGGAGTGTGTTGTTAGTTGTTGCACATATATGATCGAGGTCTTGGATCTGCATTGCAGTACATCTGCTAACCATTATATTTGCAGCTGCAATTATCCCTCCATTTACAACACAATCTTGCAGCGACATTGACAAAACTGCTTGTTTGTCTTAAGAATTTGGATTCTTTTGAATGTTCCCCTGTTGAACACTTGATGGCACTGGTACTTCAGTGATGCACCCACCCGGAGTGTTTTCACGCACACTTGCTCCTGTTTGCTAGGGAGTGGGAGGTGGGGCTTTGAAGTTTACATTGCTTCCCTCAGGCAGTGGAAGTTGCTTATGTAGTGTTACTGACAAGTCAACTGGAaaagagagggtgtgtgtgtgtgtgtgtgtgtgtgtgtgtgttttgagtaaTACACTGTGTACATTCATGACAGTCTCCAAGTCGCTCCTTCACTCTTGGATAAATTTCTTCTTTGCCACTTTCAGACTCTGGTGATGATTGAGCAGGCCTGGGTCACTTTGGGAAAATCACTGGTAGTAAATTATAGACGGCTTGTCACCGGCGTAATAACGCAGCATTTGTGAACGCATCCGAAATATATCTGCAGGCTGCCACATATTATAGAGTAATACAGAGAAAGCAGTGTGAGAAACATCCCGTAATTTTCAGCCAGTCTGGCAGGAAGAATAGATGTATGAGTCAGCTACATACTAAGAGTATTCACACAACATTTTCCCTCCACAGAGAGCAGTGATTAATTTGaatgtctctctccctctctccctcactctctctcgctctctctctctcagacacagATCCACGGGTCCTGGAAAAGCAGGAGCAACAGCAGCCTACCTATTTGGCCCTGAGCTACATtaacaggtacacacacacacacacacacacacacagccaaaggCATTTTTCTAAAGAGGGCAGTATTGCTCCACCAGTGAAAGTCTGTTTATGTGTGCGTGGGTGCGTGTACATGTGGCTTGCGGGGAGCAGCTCAAACGACGGATGTCTTCCCATAGACACAGCAGTGACTCATCCATAGACCAGCACAGAAAACCACACAAGACAGTCACTCCTGACTCCATACGCTGTGGACGACACAGCCAAAGGCAGCATCTCAGGATGATGGCATGCGTGTGGTTTTGTGCGGTGAACCAATGTGGCACATCCCACTTAATGCCCCATTAAATCATTCCAAGAGGCAGCGTACAGAAAGATAACGGAAAAGccaagagagaaagggagggtgGGGCTGGTTTTCTGGGATAATTGTTCATGTAACAAGGTTGTAAATGTcttttgtatttactgtattatgTTGTGATGGCTTTATTTATAAAGTCAGTATTCAGCAGCTTAATTATGTTGTGTAAAATCTACAGGACAGCAAGAATTAAATGAGAATAAATACCTTTAGTAGCAATAAATAGCACCATAAAAAGTTATGAATCAGAAACAACATGGGAACTTAATCACCAATGAATCTGATGACATCTGACAGACATGACTAAAGAGAGTTAGACAGGAAACACCAGCAGTCAGCTGTTCAGACAGAATTTAAACCTGAACTCACCTATTTTGGAGAATAAAACAGCTGATTGCTAGGATATATTACCTCTCCACATCCTGGGTCAGGGTTCCCCTAATGTacttggcacatggcatagtTGTGCATGTAGAGTTTTCTGCTCTTTACTATTCTCAGCATTTCAGGTGACctcatttttggttttaatatataaattatataaattagatattatatataatatctaATATAATTATTAGATATAGATATAGTATGGCTTTTATATTGTTATAGCCAAGACGCATGTTGTAATAAACCacaattattttagtttaatgaGTAATAATTAAAGTGTATGcaacataatatttttttaatgagttCAGTCAGTTGGAAAGGTGTGAATGTTGCCATCATTGGATCCATATATAAATTACTCGGTGAGTAATGTAATGTTGTGGGTCTGTGTCGATAACAATGCAGTATCCATTGGGCAGCATTTACTGAAGACACTATATTTTTGCTGTCAGGTTCATGACCGATGCAGCGCGCCGGGAGCAGGAGACCATGAAGAAGAAGGCCACGCCCAAACTGTCCCTGTCCATCACAGGCGGAGTGTCCAGGAACAGCACGGCCACGCCTCCTCGCCACACCAGCGGTAACCTGACACCACCCGTCACGCCCCCCATCACCCCATCCTCCTCCTTCCGCAGCAGCACACCTACAGGtatgacaggtgtgtgtgttgaaatgtgtgtttgagatgATGAAAGATGGATACTTTATATGTATGGAGTGAGTGGAGGTGTTGAAACTGactaatgtaaataaaaaacaaaaacaaaccaaaaaaaaagttatgctTGCACTCATGAGAAAAGATATTTGTACCTTGAACGGAATGAATCTTATTTCATACTTGGTGAGTGAGCAGAAAAATTCAAAGCATAACTTCAATATATGTGGCAGAGAGCATAAGCCAGCTCACTTTTTGTTTAGCAGTGCATCCTGTAAATAATAACTACcatttattcacttttaatttatttcatgttaagtttttatgtcaatatttgttcatatttttcGACTTGTTCCATAGTGGAAGAGGCTTAAACCCAGTGACTGTCTGCTGTTGAGTGTGTGTTCGCTTGTGTGTTCGGTTTGGTGGCTCCTGCAGTGAGCAGACCAGTCAACACTCTGCTAATTACATAGCAGCtgtcacactgtgtgtttgcatggggCTGTTTGTTGCACAGCCCAAAAGCAGATGTCCATTTCCAGCCCAAATGGTTCCAAACGTAGTGTTAGGTGTGGGCTTATACATCAGCAGACACtcacaggcgcacacacacacacacacacactcacacactcacacactcactctttcAACATGTGCCAGGGTGCCATCTATTTCCTCATGCTGAGGTGAAGCATTTCCTGTGATAGTGGGGGGTCAGTGGGtctttaagtgtgtgtgtgtgtgtgtgtgtgtgtgtgtgtgtgtgtgaatatgtgcgaatatgtgcatgtatgtgagTGGAAAATGTTCTGCACTTAGCAAAGAACTTTTTCCAGACTGAGCAATGGGGATCACTCCCACTTAATGATCGCTTTCTCAGTGCCAATCCCTGCGCTTTGactcacaggcacacacacaagcccatATATGAATGCCAGTGCTGATTTCTCTGTGCAGCGCTTTTAGTGCCGTGCGCTGCCAATGTGCCATAATATGGgtagaagacagaaaaaagtatTAATAAAAAGTCACATATCATTTCTGTTTGGTAAATTCCCAAAGCATGACATCCCTTTGGGAATAAGGGCATCCCTCTTTCATCTGGGATGACtagaatttgttttgttgtgcatGTCTCCATTGTGCCCTCAGGCAGTGAgtatgatgaggaggaggtagACTACGAGGAGTCGGACAGCGATGAGTCGTGGACCACAGAAAGCGCCATCAGCTCTGAGTCCATCCTCAGCTCCATGTG of the Mastacembelus armatus chromosome 11, fMasArm1.2, whole genome shotgun sequence genome contains:
- the LOC113125912 gene encoding juxtaposed with another zinc finger protein 1 — its product is MTGIAAASFFSNSCRFGGCGLQFESLAELIVHIEDNHIDTDPRVLEKQEQQQPTYLALSYINRFMTDAARREQETMKKKATPKLSLSITGGVSRNSTATPPRHTSGNLTPPVTPPITPSSSFRSSTPTGSEYDEEEVDYEESDSDESWTTESAISSESILSSMCMNGGEEKPFACPVPGCKKRYKNVNGIKYHAKNGHRTQIRVRKPFKCRCGKSYKTAQGLRHHTINFHPPVSTEILRKIQG